In the genome of Propionispora hippei DSM 15287, the window TCCGATGATGTCGTTGGCCGTGTGAAAACCTATGAGGCCATTGTCAAGGGCGAAAACGTTCCCGAACCGGGCGTGCCGGAATCCTTCAAGGTTCTTATTAAGGAACTGCAAAGTATCGGCCTTGATGTGAAAATTTTGACGGAAGACGCTCAGGAAATTTTAATTCGTGAATCCGATGACGATATTCACGAGACGGCTAAAGAACTCGAACTCAGCCTGGGTGGTGAGGAAGGCAGCCGTTTGGCGCCGACCGAACGCAAACTGGCCGAAGTGGAGCCGGATATGGCTGATGAGTTTGAAGCAAACGATGATGTTGAGCCGTTGGAAGAGGAATTGGATATTATTGCCGAAATCGGCGAGATGGATGCGGAAAAGTTCAGCCTGCCGGCATCCGATTATGACGACGAGCTTGAAGAGCCGAAAAAGGGAGCTGCCAAGAAAGCCAAAGAGCGGGATAAAAAGGTCAATCCCAACGACTACCTGGATGATCTAGATGAGGATTTCGAATAAATAATGTAAGAAGGGAGTGAAAACCCTTTGTTAGATGTTAATAATTTTGACTCCATGCGCATTGGTATTGCTTCACCGGAGCAAATCCGCAAATGGTCGCACGGGGAAGTAAAAAAACCGGAAACTATTAATTACCGTACTCTAAAGCCAGAACGCGAGGGTTTGTTTTGTGAAAAGATTTTTGGGCCTACGCGGGATTGGGAGTGTCACTGCGGTAAATACAAACGGATTCGTTATAAAGGGATCGTCTGTGACCGCTGCGGCGTCGAAGTAACCCGCTCCAAGGTCCGTCGCGACCGGATGGGACATATCGAACTGGCGGCACCGGTGTCTCATATCTGGTACTTCAAGGGAATTCCCAGCCGGATGGGCCTGATTCTGGATATTTCCCCCCGTTCGCTGGAAAAGGTGCTGTATTTTGCTTCGTATATTGTGCTGGACCCGGGCGATACACCGCTGATGAAGCGGCAATTGCTTAACGAAAATGAATATCGTGAATATCGCGATAAATACGGCAGTGCTTTTAAGGTTGGCATGGGTGCCGAAGCGATTAAAAAATTACTGGCCGAGCTGGAGCTGGATAAACTCAGCAAGGATCTGCGCCAGGAACTTAAGGAAGTCAGCGGTCAACGGAAGGTGAGAGCCATCCGCCGGCTGGAAGTAGTGGAAGCGTTTAAAAAATCAGGCAACCATCCTGACTGGATGATTATGGATGTGGTGCCGGTCATTCCGCCCGAACTGCGCCCGATGGTTCAGTTGGACGGCGGACGGTTTGCCACATCTGACTTAAACGACCTGTACCGCCGGGTAATCAACCGGAATAACCGGTTGAAAAGACTGCTTGATTTGGGCGCGCCCGATATCATTGTCCGCAATGAAAAACGGATGCTTCAGGAAGCGGTCGACGCGCTGATTGATAACGGCCGTCGCGGCCGTCCGGTTACCGGTCCCGGTAACCGCCCGTTAAAATCGCTGAGCGATATGCTTAAGGGTAAACAGGGCCGTTTCCGTCAAAATCTCTTAGGTAAGCGTGTTGACTATTCCGGTCGTTCGGTTATTGTTGTCGGTCCGGAACTGAAGCTGCATCAATGCGGTTTGCCGAAGGAAATGGCGTTGGAACTGTTTAAGCCTTTCGTGATGAAGAAGCTCGTCAATGCCGGCCACGCTCATAATATTAAGAGCGCCAAACGCATGGTGGAACGGGTACGTCCGGAGGTATGGGATGTTCTGGAAGAGGTTATTAAAGAACATCCGGTACTTTTAAACCGTGCACCGACTTTGCATCGTCTGGGTATTCAGGCTTTTGAACCGGTACTCTCCGAAGGCCGGGCCATTAAAATACATCCGTTGGTATGTACGGCTTATAATGCCGACTTTGACGGTGACCAGATGGCCGTTCACGTGCCGCTGTCGGCGGAGGCCCAGGCGGAGGCGCGCCTGTTGATGCTCGCCGCCCATAATATTCTGTCGACCAAGGACGGTAAGCCGGTTGCTACGCCGACTCAGGATATGGTTTTGGGTTCTTACTATCTGACCATTGAAAAACCGGGTGATTTAGGGGAAGGCAAATTTGTAATCGATATAAACGAAGCCTTGCTGGCCTATCACCACAAGGAGCTTTCGCTTCATGCTAAAATAAAGATACGCATGATGGTTCACGGCAACATGGAGCGGGTCAACACGACGCTGGGCCGCCTGATTTTCAATGAAGCGTTGCCGGAAGAACTGAGCTATTTCTATCAGCAGGATGGCGAATGGTGTCTGGGTATTATGATGGATAAAAAGCAGCTTGGCAAATTGGTTGCCGATTGCTATCGCCGTTTCGGTAATTCCAAAACTGCCAATGTGCTGGACGGCATTAAAAAGCTGGGTTATTCCTTTGCTTGCCGGGCTGGGGTTACGGTAGCTATCTCTGATATCAAAATTCCTCCTGCCAAAAAAGAAATTCTGGCTGATGCGGAAGCCAAAGTTGATATGATTGATAAACAATATCGTCGCGGTTTGATTACCGACGATGAACGTTATAAAAAGATTATTGATTTGTGGACCAAAGCGACCGAAGATGTCACCAGTGCTATGATGAATAATCTGGATAAATTCAATCCGGTATATATGATGGCCAATTCCGGTGCCCGCGGTAATATTCAGCAGATCCGTCAGCTTGCCGGTATGCGCGGTCTGATGGCTGATCCTTCCGGCCGGATTATCGACTTACCGATCAAGGCCAATTTCCGGGAAGGTCTGACCGTACTTGAGTACTTCATTTCTACTCACGGCGCCCGTAAAGGCTTGGCTGATACGGCGCTCAGAACGGCTGACTCCGGTTATCTGACGCGGCGTCTGGTCGATGTTGCCCAGGACGTTATCGTCCGGGAAGATGACTGCGATGTTGTCGGCATTAATCTGGTACGGGAACGGGCTCGTCTGGCCCAGTCCAGTTCGGGTGCTATTTCTCTCTTGAAAGACACTTTGCTTGGCCGGATTCTGGCTGCCGATGTAACCGATCCGAAAACCGCTGATGTATTGGCACCGCAAGGAACCGTACTGGATGAGGAAAACTTAAAATTGATCGGCGACCATGGTGTGCCGGAAATTATTCTACGGGGCTTGGCGGCGGCCGATGCGGAAGGCTCCGACAATGCGGCGGCAACCGATAGCGTTGCGCTGGGTGAACCGGAAGAAAAAGTGCGTCAGGCATTAAAAGAATCGATGATCCGGGAAATGCTTGGCAAAAATACTGTCGGTGCGATTAAAAACAGCTTAGGCGAAGAACTTGTCCCGGCTGATACTCCCTTTACCGAAGAACATATTGAGGCTATTTTAAGCAGCGATGTGCGGGAGGTTAAAGTTCGCAATAACAGCATTAAAGGTATTGAAGTGGAAGCAATCATGGAAAGCGGCGGTGTGATTGAGCCGTTAAAGGACCGGATTGTCGGACGGAATGCGGCTGAAACCATTGTTAATCCTGAGACTAACGAAGTGATTGTCAACATCAATGATGAAATCACCGAGGAATTGGCTGACAAAGTTGTCGCTGTCCGCAAAAAGGTGTCCATTCGTTCGGTGCTTACCTGCAAATCGCAATATGGCGTATGTATTAAATGCTACGGACGGAATCTGGCTACTGGCCATTCAGTCGATGTCGGCGAAGCCGTAGGGATCATTGCGGCCCAGTCCATCGGTGAACCGGGCACACAGCTTACCATGCGTACCTTCCATACCGGTGGTGTTGCCGGTGACGATATTACACAGGGCCTGCCCCGTGTCGAGGAATTGTTTGAAGCCCGTAAACCCAAGCGGCAGGCAATTATTGCCGAAATTGACGGCAAGGTTGAATTTAAGGATACCAAAGGCGTACGCAAACTGACGGTATATCCGGCTGTTGGGGAAGAACGCGTGTATCAGATTCCTTATGGTGCCCGCATTATCGTGAAAGACGGCGACCAGATTGAAGCAGGTGACCGTATTACCGAAGGCGCGGTCAATCCTCATGATATTTTACGGGTAAGCGGACTCAAAGCGACGCAGCGTTACCTGGTCTATGAAGTGCAAAAGGTATATAAATCACAGGGCGTAGAAATTAACGACAAGCATATTGAAGTCATTGTGCGCCAAATGATGCACAAGGCTAAAGTGGAAGAATCGGGCGACACTGAATTGCTGCCCGGTGAATATATCGATATCAATACGTTTGAAGAGGAAAACGCCAAAGCTATTGAGGCAGGGAACGAACCGGCAGTGGCTAGACCTATTTTGCTGGGTATCACCAAGGCTTCGCTGGCTACCGATTCCTTCTTGTCGGCCGCTTCCTTCCAGGAGACTACCCGTGTCCTGACCGAGGCTGCAATCAAAGGCAAGGTTGATCCGCTATTAGGTCTGAAAGAGAATGTTATTATCGGCAAGCTGGTGCCGGCTGGCACCGGTATGAGCCGTTACCGCAACATCAAGATCAAACGGCAGGAAACTGCCCTTGCTCCGGTTCCTGTTGTGGAGTAGACTGGTCTTCTTTGGAGTTTGCAAAGAAATAGTGCTGCACTTGGCTGTGACAGATGCATTCTGTCATGGCCAAGTGTTTTGTCACATTTTTCCCTGTTTTTTGCTTTCCTGGTCCGCTGAAATTCGACAGATGACAGTCTAGTGCCTCATCCGGCAGAAATCTGCAGCAGATCACCGGCCTTTTTGCCGGCAATCTTCGTTGTCGTCGGCTTACATATATCCGATATGCGCGCCTCCTCCGCCTTGCCTGCCGGCAAAAATTCTCGATGTTATACTGCATCTTCCTACCGGATGAGACACTAGGAACCGTGGGCATAAAAAATGCGGAGAAATCCAGAGAAAATAGTGGTTTTTGCCTATTTTTTTATTGACACTCTAATGTAGAAATGCTACTATATTAAAGTGCCCGTGAGATAGTGTCTTTTGTTTGTGAAAAAAAGGAGTGATCCGGGTGTCTCTGGATGTGTTGAAACAAGCAAAAAAGGTTATTGGTGTTAAGCAAGCGGTAAAGTCGGTGGAAAAGGATAAGGTCAGTCTGGTATATATTGCCGAAGACGCGGACGAACGGGTTGTCAAGCCGCTCCGGGAAGTCTGTCAGCAAAAGAATGTGCCTGTCGAAACCGTTCCGACCATGACCGAGCTCGGCAAAGCCTGTGTGATTGAGGTGGGAGCCGCCGCGGTAGCTGTTTTGCGGTAGGGACAAAATGTTGTTAAACATTTTGCCCTGTGTGTACAACACTGGGTGAAATTT includes:
- the rpoC gene encoding DNA-directed RNA polymerase subunit beta' — protein: MLDVNNFDSMRIGIASPEQIRKWSHGEVKKPETINYRTLKPEREGLFCEKIFGPTRDWECHCGKYKRIRYKGIVCDRCGVEVTRSKVRRDRMGHIELAAPVSHIWYFKGIPSRMGLILDISPRSLEKVLYFASYIVLDPGDTPLMKRQLLNENEYREYRDKYGSAFKVGMGAEAIKKLLAELELDKLSKDLRQELKEVSGQRKVRAIRRLEVVEAFKKSGNHPDWMIMDVVPVIPPELRPMVQLDGGRFATSDLNDLYRRVINRNNRLKRLLDLGAPDIIVRNEKRMLQEAVDALIDNGRRGRPVTGPGNRPLKSLSDMLKGKQGRFRQNLLGKRVDYSGRSVIVVGPELKLHQCGLPKEMALELFKPFVMKKLVNAGHAHNIKSAKRMVERVRPEVWDVLEEVIKEHPVLLNRAPTLHRLGIQAFEPVLSEGRAIKIHPLVCTAYNADFDGDQMAVHVPLSAEAQAEARLLMLAAHNILSTKDGKPVATPTQDMVLGSYYLTIEKPGDLGEGKFVIDINEALLAYHHKELSLHAKIKIRMMVHGNMERVNTTLGRLIFNEALPEELSYFYQQDGEWCLGIMMDKKQLGKLVADCYRRFGNSKTANVLDGIKKLGYSFACRAGVTVAISDIKIPPAKKEILADAEAKVDMIDKQYRRGLITDDERYKKIIDLWTKATEDVTSAMMNNLDKFNPVYMMANSGARGNIQQIRQLAGMRGLMADPSGRIIDLPIKANFREGLTVLEYFISTHGARKGLADTALRTADSGYLTRRLVDVAQDVIVREDDCDVVGINLVRERARLAQSSSGAISLLKDTLLGRILAADVTDPKTADVLAPQGTVLDEENLKLIGDHGVPEIILRGLAAADAEGSDNAAATDSVALGEPEEKVRQALKESMIREMLGKNTVGAIKNSLGEELVPADTPFTEEHIEAILSSDVREVKVRNNSIKGIEVEAIMESGGVIEPLKDRIVGRNAAETIVNPETNEVIVNINDEITEELADKVVAVRKKVSIRSVLTCKSQYGVCIKCYGRNLATGHSVDVGEAVGIIAAQSIGEPGTQLTMRTFHTGGVAGDDITQGLPRVEELFEARKPKRQAIIAEIDGKVEFKDTKGVRKLTVYPAVGEERVYQIPYGARIIVKDGDQIEAGDRITEGAVNPHDILRVSGLKATQRYLVYEVQKVYKSQGVEINDKHIEVIVRQMMHKAKVEESGDTELLPGEYIDINTFEEENAKAIEAGNEPAVARPILLGITKASLATDSFLSAASFQETTRVLTEAAIKGKVDPLLGLKENVIIGKLVPAGTGMSRYRNIKIKRQETALAPVPVVE
- a CDS encoding L7Ae/L30e/S12e/Gadd45 family ribosomal protein, whose amino-acid sequence is MSLDVLKQAKKVIGVKQAVKSVEKDKVSLVYIAEDADERVVKPLREVCQQKNVPVETVPTMTELGKACVIEVGAAAVAVLR